The Pseudomonas hefeiensis genomic sequence CGCAAGCTCGATCAACAAGATTCGGGTTATAGAAACTGATGCCTCTGGTTCAGATTCCTCTGCGTATTTGGCGCCAGCGCAGCCAGACAATGATGTTCCGTGGCCACGCTATCCGGTATTGGGTGGCGGGGCACGGCGAGCCGCTGCTGCTTATCCATGGTTTCCCCACGGCCAGTTGGGACTGGCATTACTTGTGGCAGCCGCTGGCGCAGCGTTATCGAGTGATTGCCTGCGACATGCTCGGTTTTGGCGACTCGGCCAAGCCGACGGATCATGTCTACAGCCTGCTGGAGCAGGCTGATCTGCAGCAGGCCTTGCTGGCACATCTGAATGTGAAGCAAGCGGTGCACGTACTGGCCCATGATTATGGTGACAGCGTGGCCCAGGAACTGATCGCCCGTCACTACGAAGCGCGCATCGAACTTGCCAGTTGTGTCTTTCTCAACGGTGGCCTGTTCCCTGAAACCCATCGTCCGGTGTTGATGCAAAAACTGTTGCTCAGCCCCTTGGGCTGGCTACTCGGCCGGGCTTTTTCCCGAGAGGGCCTGGTCAAGAGTTTCCGCCAGATATTCGGCCCCAGGACCGGCCCGACCGAAAGCGAAATGGACGATTACTGGAGCCTGGTCGAAGCCCATCACGGACCGCGGATCATGCACAAACTCATCGCCTATATTCCCGAGCGGCGTGTACAGCGAGACCGCTGGGTGCTGGCCATGCAGCGCGACCAAGTGCCGTTGCGGGTGATCGATGGCGCGGTCGATCCGATTTCCGGTGAGCACATGGTGGCGCGCTATGAGGCGCTGATCCCCAACCCTGACACCGTACTGCTGCCCGACATCGGCCACTACCCACACACCGAAGCCCCGGTGCAGGTACTCAAGCATTACCTGGAGTTTCGTGAAAACCTGGCCGAGCCGGTCAGGCAGGTGGTCTGCTCATAAGCCCTGAAGTTTGAAGCACTATTGCGAGCAGGTTCGCACACACAGCAA encodes the following:
- a CDS encoding alpha/beta fold hydrolase, which produces MPLVQIPLRIWRQRSQTMMFRGHAIRYWVAGHGEPLLLIHGFPTASWDWHYLWQPLAQRYRVIACDMLGFGDSAKPTDHVYSLLEQADLQQALLAHLNVKQAVHVLAHDYGDSVAQELIARHYEARIELASCVFLNGGLFPETHRPVLMQKLLLSPLGWLLGRAFSREGLVKSFRQIFGPRTGPTESEMDDYWSLVEAHHGPRIMHKLIAYIPERRVQRDRWVLAMQRDQVPLRVIDGAVDPISGEHMVARYEALIPNPDTVLLPDIGHYPHTEAPVQVLKHYLEFRENLAEPVRQVVCS